The Candidatus Ozemobacteraceae bacterium DNA window TATGGTTTAATAGTGCTTTCAATGCTCATCGGAGGTCTGATCCTCCTGTTCATCGAGGTGGCATTGATACCCGGCTTCGGCATCACCGGCGTCACCGGCATCATCGTGATTTTCGCCGGGCTCGGCCTAGCGTTCTGGAAGTTGGACATCCGGCTGGCCGTCCTGTATTCGTTCGGCTCGATGGCGGCTCTCGTCGGGCTGGTTCTCTGGGCGATCTATATTTTCCCGTATACCAGCGTCGGCAAGAAGTTCGTGCTCACCGCGAAGATATCCGTCGAGGACGGCTTCACCGCGACCCGCGATCTCGAACGGTTCGTCGGCATGGAAGGCGTCGCCACGAGCGACCTGCGCCCCTCGGGCATCGCCCGCATCGGGGACGAACGCATGGACGTGCTGTCGGACGGTGAGTTCGTTCCGCGCCAGAGCAAGATCAAGGTTCTGCGCGTGAAGAACGGCGCCCTGATAGTCGCGATGATCGAGCCGCCCCCGGCCGACGCGCAGAACGGCTGAACCCACGAATCCCGCGCTCAACCCAAGCTCATGGAAAACAGCTTCACCATTGAGACACAGAGGCGCAGAGATTGAAACGAGATGAAAAAAATGTACGAAAATATTTTCCTCGGCGTCTCAGTGTCTCCGCGGTGAATGGTTCGAATTTCAATATATCTGCCACGGAGAATGAACCGCCCCTACGGATATAGAGCTGTTGTTTTGTGTCT harbors:
- a CDS encoding NfeD family protein encodes the protein MRNMLPYFSLFLLLAVFFATSTATAQEMSGEELLPRLSSGTTSSDAPAEAAPADTVREQADGRNVSKATSPGEPGSISYGLIVLSMLIGGLILLFIEVALIPGFGITGVTGIIVIFAGLGLAFWKLDIRLAVLYSFGSMAALVGLVLWAIYIFPYTSVGKKFVLTAKISVEDGFTATRDLERFVGMEGVATSDLRPSGIARIGDERMDVLSDGEFVPRQSKIKVLRVKNGALIVAMIEPPPADAQNG